Proteins found in one Aspergillus puulaauensis MK2 DNA, chromosome 8, nearly complete sequence genomic segment:
- a CDS encoding F-box domain protein (COG:S;~EggNog:ENOG410PVMI), whose product MLLDFPPELTQLILLNCTTPAFLQAAFTCRILYEIASSSREVLAHHLRRTPGPSLDTSSLRTSHLFPLLKCRATKQLYGSQFDASCITFKFGDQAPSLKASSVVSHNDKSLILTAYCKQGIIPILQVREGQVLSFSRAKLPWFQPGSVEILKTAFGGSDLIYVLHRFTPHIEEHDFDEDHPFVKQARESGRGGLVYLSCHSLRFPDDPVRVTTFPEHVDFEPSALAVSTNGGTFAISWCHRMLSEHTVILYTISNEQESNIAPSVVGFFYSSRQLRKWYGNTRGPLIREVTFNDRSTQLLYYYQAKSSYASFQKLDTSGSPTLYENSTLVHYANSLSLLFSIEIPFFGTHETSDFNGYGVCRWRYLSLGIATHRKENWTVACLLRSQATCRSLRCGHSMNLDRGRRLTDWVIVARLWGFRDSTDSLGCKIAASSEGTRIAVSNWNVVYVWALEPGVLIDMDPEEYYHSSWRSPSTGQIELRPVVLHLDAVCFQLRFTEKENELVAITDRGIMLWDLTQSTRRTRTCQELPI is encoded by the exons ATGCTTCTAGATTTCCCTCCAGAGCTTACCCAACTCATATTGTTGAATTGTACTACCCCCGCCTTTCTGCAGGCCGCCTTCACCTGCCGCATTCTCTATGAGATCGCATCCAGCTCTCGGGAAGTCCTTGCCCATCATCTACGACGGACTCCGGGCCCGTCTTTGGATACTTCATCTCTCAGAACAAGCCATCTTTTTCCATTGCTAAAGTGCCGCGCTACCAAACAATTGTATGGAAGCCAATTTGATGCGAGTTGCATAACATTTAAGTTCGGCGACCAAGCACCCAGCCTTAAAGCATCGTCAGTTGTCTCGCACAATGACAAGTCTCTCATCCTAACCGCATACTGCAAACAGGGAATTATCCCAATTCTCCAAGTAAGAGAGGGGCAGGTCCTATCGTTCTCGCGGGCGAAACTACCCTGGTTTCAACCAGGATCAGTTGAGATACTGAAGACGGCTTTTGGCGGTAGTGATTTGATCTATGTGCTCCATAGGTTTACGCCCCATATAGAAGAACACGATTTTGATGAAGACCATCCGTTTGTGAAGCAGGCAAGGGAATCCGGCCGGGGTGGACTCGTTTATCTCAGCTGCCATTCCCTGCGATTCCCAGATGACCCAGTGAGAGTGACCACGTTCCCTGAACATGTGGACTTTGAGCCGTCAGCTTTGGCTGTGTCTACCAACGGCGGGACATTTGCTATCTCATGGTGTCATCGCATGTTGTCAGAGCACACAGTTATCCTGTACACCATTAGTAACGAACAGGAATCCAATATTGCGCCTAGTGTGGTCG GATTCTTCTACTCCTCTCGGCAGCTGCGGAAATGGTATGGTAATACGCGAGGCCCATTGATCAGGGAAGTCACATTCAATGACAGATCGACCCaattactatattactaTCAAGCAAAATCATCATATGCGTCATTTCAGAAGTTAGATACCTCAGGGTCTCCAACTCTATACGAAAACTCGACACTTGTCCACTACGCTAACAGCCTGAGTCTTCTCTTTTCAATCGAGATTCCCTTCTTTGGCACGCATGAAACTAGTGATTTTAACGGATATGGGGTATGTCGGTGGAGATATCTGTCTCTCGGCATTGCCACACATCGCAAGGAGAACTGGACGGTTGCGTGTCTCTTGAGGTCTCAAGCCACTTGTCGGAGTCTTAGATGTGGACATAGCATGAACTTGGATCGTGGGCGACGCTTGACAGACTGGGTTATTGTGGCACGTCTTTGGGGATTTCGGGACTCGACGGATTCACTGGGCTGTAAAATCGCTGCGTCCAGCGAAGGGACTAGGATTGCCGTTTCGAACTGGAACGTGGTCTATGTATGGGCGCTGGAGCCTGGCGTCCTAATTGACATGGATCCTGAAGAATATTATCATTCATCGTGGCGGTCGCCGAGCACCGGGCAAATTGAGCTGCGCCCTGTTGTCCTGCATCTTGATGCAGTTTGTTTCCAACTTCGTTTTACAGAAAAGGAGAATGAACTAGTCGCTATTACCGACCGAGGGATCATGCTATGGGATCTCACTCAATCCACGAGAAGGACCCGGACATGCCAGGAACTACCAATCTAA
- the COX16 gene encoding cytochrome c oxidase assembly protein COX16 (COG:U;~EggNog:ENOG410PQQ5;~InterPro:IPR020164;~PFAM:PF14138;~TransMembrane:1 (o36-60i);~go_component: GO:0031966 - mitochondrial membrane [Evidence IEA]) yields MPAFQTKTFRRATTASSTLGEKLGEAYRARLPRHPFLLFGLPFIMIIVAGSFALTPAAALRYERYDRKVKQLSQEEAMDLGLKGPDGEEGIKRNPRRRILGDDREEYYRLMAKDLDNWEQKRVQRFKGEPDGKL; encoded by the exons ATGCCGGCCTTTCAAACCAAAACTTTTCGACGGGCAACCACAGCGTCCTCCACTCTAGGGGAAAAGCTTGGTGAGGCGTATCGGGCTAGGCTTCCAAGGCAtccgtttcttcttttcggtCTACCATTTATCATGATTATCGTGGCTGGGTCGTTTGCTTTGACTCCGGCCGCTGCTCTAAGGTATGAGAGGTACGACCGCAAAGTGAAACAATTGAGCCAAGAGGAGGCGATGGACCTAGGCCTTAAGGGGcccgatggggaggagggaatcAAAAGGAACCCACGCAGGAGAATTCTTGGTGATGATCGGGAAGAGTATTAT AGGCTTATGGCGAAAGACCTAGACAACTGGGAACAAAAACGCGTTCAAAGGTTCAAGGGTGAACCAGATGGGAAGCTGTGA
- a CDS encoding FGGY-family carbohydrate kinase (COG:G;~EggNog:ENOG410Q5AZ;~InterPro:IPR018485,IPR018484,IPR006003,IPR043129;~PFAM:PF00370,PF02782;~go_function: GO:0016773 - phosphotransferase activity, alcohol group as acceptor [Evidence IEA];~go_process: GO:0005975 - carbohydrate metabolic process [Evidence IEA]), whose translation MASVAVPFHRPTHKASRQASRDMRDDILLHIDHFIGIDVGTGSARACIIDAKGNIVGLASENIGLWQPQTGYYEQSTSDIWRCICVAVQRAISHHNIDPETVRGIGFDATCSLAVFSNVTDEPVSVTGPNFDSDRNVILWLDHRPITETEKINAANHNLLRYVGGKMSIEMEIPKVMWLKNNMPKELFDNCKFYDLADALTHIATGNEKRSYSSVVCKQGYVPVGVDGSVKGWQEDFLTQIGLHDLIENNFKRMGGVDGANGDYLSAGELVGTLCDKAASELGLPAGIAIGGGVIDAYAGWIGTVGAKVELESQQLTSNVAKNDKTQAFSRLAAVAGTSTCHLVMSPNPVFAPGVWGPYRDTIIPGYWMAEGGQSATGELLKHIIETHPAFNQATSVAESYNANIYEYLNEHLREMKNERNAPSISYLARHFFFYGDLWGNRSPIADSRMAGSVIGLSSDQSVEGLAIYYYATLEFIALQTRQIVETMNKSGHSITSIFMSGSQCQNDILVKLIASACGMPVLIPRYIHAAVCHGAAMLGAKAASADPEGRTEDLWNIMDRMSKPGRKVIPTDDTNEKALLEVKYKVFLEQCHKQQAYRALVDKAVGSWGTV comes from the exons ATGGCTTCTGTCGCCGTTCCCTTCCATCGACCCACCCACAAAGCATCCAGACAAGCCTCAAGAGATATGCGGGACGATATCCTCCTTCACATTGATCATTTTATCGGAATCGATGTCGGGACAGGTAGCGCCCGCGCTTGTATTATAGACGCGAAGGGAAACATTGTCGGATTGGCCTCTGAAAATATTGGCCTCTGGCAGCCCCAGACCGGTTACTAC GAACAATCTACAAGTGATATCTGGCGCTGCATCTGTGTTGCAGTTCAGCGCGCTATCAGCCATCATAACATTGATCCCGAAACAGTGCGCGGAATCGGGTTCGACGCAACCTGTTCCTTGGCCGTCTTCTCTAATGTAACCGACGAACCAGTTTCCGTGACGGGACCTAATTTCGACAGTGACCGCAACGTTATCCTTTGGCTCGACCATAGACCTATTACAGAAACTGAAAAAATTAACGCGGCCAACCACAACCTACTGCGGTATGTTGGTGGGAAGATGTCAATTGAGATGGAGATCCCGAAGGTCATGTGGTTGAAAAATAACATGCCCAAGGAGCTCTTCGATAACTGCAAATTTTACGATCTGGCTGATGCCTTGACGCACATCGCCACTGGTAATGAAAAGCGAAGCTACAGTAGTGTGGTTTGCAAACAGGGGTATGTCCCCGTTGGTGTGGATGGCAGCGTGAAAGGCTGGCAGGAAGACTTTTTGACCCAGATTGGTCTGCATGACCTGATAGAGAATAATTTCAAGCGTATGGGTGGCGTCGACGGGGCG AATGGAGACTATCTTAGTGCGGGCGAGCTCGTTGGTACCTTGTGCGACAAAGCGGCTTCAGAATTGGGATTACCTGCTGGAATAGCCATCGGTGGCGGCGTTATCGATGCCTATGCTGGTTGGATTGGCACTGTTGGCGCCAAAGTTGAGCTCGAGTCTCAACAACTGACCTCGAACGTTGCGAAGAATGACAAAACACAAGCATTCTCGCGCCTAGCGGCTGTTGCCGGAACCTCAACATGTCATCTCGTCATGTCGCCCAATCCTGTTTTCGCCCCGGGAGTTTGGGGTCCGTACCGTGATACCATCATTCCCGGATACTGGATGGCCGAGGGTGGACAGTCTGCTACTGGTGAGCTGCTTAAACATATCATTGAGACGCATCCGGCCTTCAACCAAGCGACCTCAGTTGCGGAATCCTACAACGCTAACATTTATGAATATCTCAATGAGCATCTAAGGGAGATGAAGAATGAACGAAATGCACCGAGCATCTCTTACCTCGCGcgccatttcttcttctacgGTGATCTATGGGGAAACCGCTCCCCAATTGCCGATTCTAGAATGGCAGGCTCGGTTATTGGCCTCTCTAGTGACCAATCAGTGGAAGGCCTCGCCATATACTACTATGCCACTCTAGAGTTCATCGCGTTGCAGACCAGGCAGATTGTCGAGACAATGAATAAATCGGGCCACAGCATCACGTCTATCTTCATGTCAGGATCTCAGTGTCAAAATGATATTCTTGTTAAACTCATTGCATCGGCGTGCGGTATGCCTGTTCTAATTCCACGGTATATCCATGCTGCTGTCTGCCATGGTGCAGCAATGCTCGGAGCCAAGGCGGCCAGTGCCGACCCCGAAGGCAGAACAGAGGATTTATGGAATATCATGGATCGGATGAGTAAACCAGGAAGAAAGGTCATACCGACTGATGACACGAACGAAAAGGCCCTACTCGAGGTCAAGTATAAAGTCTTCCTCGAGCAGTGCCACAAGCAACAAGCATATCGGGCCCTTGTCGACAAAGCCGTAGGCTCCTGGGGAACTGTCTAA
- a CDS encoding calcium/hydrogen antiporter (BUSCO:EOG09260KWP;~COG:P;~EggNog:ENOG410PGXA;~InterPro:IPR023298,IPR004837,IPR005185;~PFAM:PF01699,PF03733;~TransMembrane:14 (o283-310i412-432o438-461i505-526o546-567i579-599o611-631i643-663o711-731i925-945o957-981i993-1015o1027-1051i1063-1081o);~go_component: GO:0016021 - integral component of membrane [Evidence IEA];~go_process: GO:0055085 - transmembrane transport [Evidence IEA]): MADRRVDEPAFFHSTLSRSSSHLTSSVSVEDSMSSGTVRQSKMTTQNRSYGTLDPSGRPVVEFQSTETQPESSSRVPPASPSIGPLQPDPDRLKKPPVTRRMSSKRHVPHKGQEFSTDDDVHEIEEDIALQQASNPQPSPRIRPLRKQSSTLRRRLNTRSTPITSSGNDDDRGDGDDNNSGLPEPSLGAIGKEPSSQVSEEDDDVSKGSNGDGDEEEDDEGSDAESFTLKDRQQAINETHPFGIRLWKPALYKKSRSVEKTAEGDIHSSPGGRVGTLLFFMNLLWTLFFGWWLAIAALMGAVACFTFSYFSSAMEYGKAFAGLSWYLFYPFGSFVRLDTDEHYAEEDEGEGRSISEYEQWQNGDLEHGGLFFGPRRNRSLVGRRRNSVDSVGEQDSLLGRSEDSSLRPKRRLFGRGEWTLGRVVFFIFFYFLVGPLMLFVSLVCWLFVFWIPMGRVTLILFDHLRRHPLALSYHSDTAYTRINPGSSTSILLCTYRAAGLRYWKYTVGGTNVFLINLLAVVAFVVFDYFFLHEALGLKIWVTHPGLIFTLALLSVIPLAYFIGQAVASISAQSSMGMGAAVNAFFSTVVEVYLYCVALTEGKGRLVEGSIIGSIFAGILFLPGLSMCVGAIKRKTQRFNVKSAGVTSTMLLFAVIAAFGPTLFYQVYGSHELNCHACDSDMEPGSSDCRRCYFSQVPAINDGFFQKAVQPYSWIAAMFLFLSYVIGLWFTLRTHAALIWATETEEKKVQEQNIDDPRHQFSSTYNLVAASGNTGPKSSVRDSQLYKRILGQSLRDVGLTENSGEHDGNLSESGPSHGGNTMPYLVPRDDSKPAFAEYTGFSQKQDENLVRKVTEVAATAATVAARDLARARKLSGPRGLTRAAGKTTPSKQVKPILEDHDDVGLEQSPVSGGHDAPNWSRTKSSVILLVATVFYAVIAEILVNTVDVVLESVDIDEKFLGITLFALVPNTTEFLNAISFAMNGNIALSMEIGSAYALQVCLLQIPALVLFSAVYGRFLDPENLITHSFNLIFAQWDMITVILCVFLLSYVYGEGKSNYFKGSILVLTYLVVVIGFFLSGYSNMDTMGVDRFNTLALGSDRSEKFYTIGRPKRGVAY, encoded by the exons ATGGCTGATAGACGAGTCGATGAGCCAGCTTTTTTCCATTCCACTCTGTCCCGTTCTTCCTCACATCTTACTTCAAGTGTGTCCGTGGAAGATAGTATGTCATCAGGAACGGTGCGTCAATCCAAAATGACCACCCAAAACAGGAGCTACG GTACCTTGGATCCTTCTGGAAGACCCGTCGTTGAATTTCAATCCACCGAAACGCAGCCTGAAAGCTCGAGTCGCGTCCCTCCTGCTTCCCCTTCCATCGGACCTCTGCAACCTGATCCAGACAGATTAAAGAAACCGCCTGTGACGCGTCGTATGTCATCTAAACGCCACGTACCTCATAAAGGCCAAGAGTTCTCTAccgacgacgatgtccaCGAGATTGAGGAAGATATTGCCCTTCAACAGGCGTCCAACCCCCAGCCTTCGCCTAGGATTCGGCCACTGCGGAAGCAGAGCTCCACTTTAAGACGAAGGCTCAATACTCGATCTACCCCAATTACGTCTTCAGGTAATGATGATGACCGTGGAGACGGTGACGATAATAACTCCGGTCTCCCGGAACCAAGTTTGGGTGCAATTGGGAAAGAACCCTCTTCCCAAGTCTccgaagaggacgacgatgttAGTAAAGGAAGTaatggcgatggcgatgaagaggaggatgatgaagggaGTGACGCGGAGAGCTTCACGTTGAAGGATCGCCAGCAGGCTATAAATGAAACTCATCCATTCGGAATCAGGCTATGGAAGCCGGCTTTATACAAGAAGAGTCGCTCAGTAGAGAAGACTGCAGAAGGTGATATCCATTCGTCACCCGGAGGCCGGGTTGGCACCCTCCTATTTTTTATGAATCTCTTGTGGACCTTATTCTTTGGCTGGTGGCTCGCGATAGCTGCGCTGATGGGCGCTGTTGCCTGTTTTACGTTCTCATATTTCTCCAGCGCGATGGAATATGGAAAAGCCTTTGCTGGACTTTCCTGGTATTTGTTTTACCCTTTCGGGTCCTTCGTCCGTCTCGATACGGATGAACACTacgcggaggaggatgagggggagggtCGCAGCATTAGTGAATATGAGCAGTGGCAGAATGGCGACCTTGAGCATGGTGGTTTGTTCTTTGGTCCCCGACGCAATCGATCACTTgtggggagaagaaggaacagTGTTGACTCGGTTGGTGAGCAAGACAGTCTTTTGGGCCGCTCAGAGGACAGCTCTCTCCGCCCCAAACGGCGACTATTTGGCCGTGGAGAGTGGACGCTCGGTCGTGTTGtgttcttcatcttcttttACTTCCTTGTAGGGCCATTGATGCTCTTTGTCTCGCTCGTTTGCTGGCTGTTCGTCTTTTGGATCCCAATGGGCCGCGTGACCCTCATACTATTCGACCATCTTCGCAGACACCCTTTAGCTTTGTCTTACCATTCTGATACAGCGTACACACGAATAAACCCCGGATCTTCGACATCAATCCTCCTGTGTACCTATCGCGCAGCTGGCTTAAGGTATTGGAAGTACACTGTTGGTGGCACGAATGTTttcctcatcaatctccttgCAGTTGTCGCATTCGTCGTTTTtgattatttctttttacaTGAAGCCTTGGGGCTCAAAATTTGGGTCACCCACCCGGGTTTAATATTTACGCTTGCTTTGCTCTCCGTTATCCCCTTGGCCTACTTCATTGGCCAAGCTGTTGCGTCTATATCTGCGCAGTCATCAATGGGCATGGGCGCAGCTGTGAACGCGTTCTTCTCTACCGTTGTTGAGGTTTATCTTTATTGTGTTGCTTTGACTGAGGGTAAAGGACGACTAGTCGAAGGGAGTATCATTGGTAGTATTTTTGCTGGTATCCTGTTCTTACCTGGGTTGTCCATGTGTGTCGGTGCTATCAAACGCAAAACCCAACGCTTCAACGTCAAGTCGGCCGGGGTTACATCAACGATGTTATTATTCGCAGTGATCGCGGCCTTCGGTCCAACGCTGTTCTACCAGGTGTATGGTAGC CATGAACTTAACTGTCACGCGTGTGATAGCGATATGGAACCCGGCAGCAGTGATTGCCGTCGTTGCTACTTCTCTCAAGTCCCAGCTATCAACGATGGCTTCTTTCAGAAAGCTGTTCAACCGTATTCATGGATAGCTGCCatgtttttatttttgtcCTATGTTATTGGGCTATGGTTTACCCTAAGGACACACGCTGCGCTGATTTGGGCTACAGAgacggaagagaagaaagtcCAAGAGCAAAACATCGATGATCCAAGACACCAATTCTCTTCAACTTATAATTTAGTAGCTGCTAGCGGAAACACCGGGCCAAAAAGTTCGGTCCGTGATTCACaactatataaaagaatCCTTGGACAATCCTTAAGAGATGTTGGGCTCACTGAAAATTCCGGTGAACATGATGGAAATCTGTCAGAATCCGGTCCTTCGCATGGTGGTAATACGATGCCTTACCTTGTACCCCGAGACGATAGCAAACCAGCCTTCGCGGAGTACACGGGATTCTCTCAGAAGCAGGACGAGAATCTTGTTCGCAAGGTAACTGAAGTTGCGGCGACGGCTGCTACTGTTGCCGCTCGAGATCTTGCTCGCGCTCGCAAACTATCTGGCCCTCGTGGATTAACTCGGGCAGCAGGTAAAACCACACCCTCGAAACAAGTCAAGCCAATCCTAGAAGATCATGATGATGTTGGACTTGAGCAAAGTCCCGTCAGTGGTGGACATGACGCCCCGAATTGGAGCAGGACGAAAAGTTCGGTCATTTTGCTCGTAGCCACTGTGTTTTATGCTGTCATTGCAGAGATCCTTGTCAACACCGTCGATGTGGTTCTGGAGAGTGTAGACATCGATGAGAAATTTTTAGGGATCACACTATTCGCCCTGGTTCCCAACACCACCGAATTTCTG AATGCTATTTCATTCGCCATGAATGGGAACATTGCTCTTTCCATGGAGATTGGGTCCGCCTATGCTCTGCAGGTTTGTCTCTTGCAAATACCAGCCCTCGTCTTGTTCAGCGCCGTGTATGGCCGTTTCCTTGACCCGGAAAATTTGATTACACATTCCTTCAA CCTCATCTTCGCACAGTGGGACATGATCACAGTCATCCTCTGtgtctttcttctttcttacGTTTACGGCGAAGGCAAAAGCAATTATTTCAAGGGCTCAATCCTCGTCCTCACTTACCTTGTTGTCGTAATAGGGTTCTTTCTCTCTGGTTACAGCAACATGGACACCATGGGTGTTGATCGCTTCAACACTTTGGCTCTTGGTTCGGACAGGTCCGAAAAATTCTATACCATAGGTAGACCGAAACGTGGCGTTGCTTATTAA
- the ptpA gene encoding putative protein tyrosine phosphatase (Pyp1) (COG:T;~EggNog:ENOG410PK3P;~InterPro:IPR029021,IPR001763,IPR003595,IPR016130, IPR000242,IPR000387,IPR036873;~PFAM:PF00102,PF00581;~go_function: GO:0004725 - protein tyrosine phosphatase activity [Evidence IEA];~go_function: GO:0016791 - phosphatase activity [Evidence IEA];~go_process: GO:0006470 - protein dephosphorylation [Evidence IEA];~go_process: GO:0016311 - dephosphorylation [Evidence IEA]), with amino-acid sequence MSAMTGPRSPTSPWPQESQTFPLPGSSSPATFFPLSDPRSSSFNKSSPRGVAAELPDSNYFSFNVESQSNFIKNREHLSQTLPNESPEGKLVSGQDTVEPHGFPFGVGNAGAPDPAVYRLALTRPVEKGDFNLSGTKNTSAQATGTTISPASIEKCAELIDSCPNDLMILDVRPYAHFAKGNIRGALNLCIPTTLLKRPSFDTKKLANTFTDQDDRNNFGRWRQCHHVIVYDASTSNMKDAAPLANVLKKFVAEGWNGCGMILMGGFKAFSSKFPTLTRQQQRVLDAQYENTSPMHIGLPQSAPVAGGCNIPESSNTAIPFFGNIRQHMDLVGGVGQIALKHPENLSESRRQSLPPWLREVSESSDQGRIVASRFFEIEKTELERMKQALSYDQGKDSSLDRPSLRYRVAGIEKGTKNRYNDIYPYDHSRVKLHDIPRGDCDYVNASYMKAEYSNRHYIATQAPVPDTFDDFWRVIWEQDIRLVVSLTAEVERGQVKCHPFWKSGSYGPFYVNNFSKKYIPMEASKPHEVGTEAEEPPANPTDHPTVVVRHFGLSHSGFPFEPLREITQLQYPDWPDFGTTSQPRHLLNLIDQCDNIRAATSRAAPGNPNRPVLVHCSAGCGRTGTFCTVDSVLDVLKRQCAEPNGQHEGRPFDQLLGGGQLDLVAKTLSEFRTQRPSVVQNLSQFVLCYESVLEWATAQMPRTPGGSRMYR; translated from the exons ATGTCTGCGATGACAGGTCCCAGATCGCCAACGTCGCCGTGGCCCCAGGAATCTCAGACCTTTCCACTCCCCGGTTCTTCAAGCCCCGCGACCTTTTTCCCGTTATCCGATCCTCGTTCATCCTCTTTCAACAAAAGCAGCCCTCGGGGAGTGGCAGCAGAACTGCCGGATTCCAACTATTTCTCGTTCAATGTGGAAAGCCAGAGCAACTTCATCAAGAATAGAGAGCATCTCTCCCAGACTCTTCCGAACGAAAGCCCGGAAGGTAAACTTGTTTCCGGTCAAGATACCGTCGAACCACACGGCTTCCCTTTTGGGGTAGGAAATGCTGGGGCTCCTGACCCTGCGGTCTATAGACTTGCGCTGACTCGTCCGGTGGAGAAGGGCGATTTTAATTTGAGTGGCACAAAGAATACTTCAGCACAAGCCACAGGAACAACCATCAGCCCAGCTTCGATTGAGAAGTGCGCAGAGCTCATTGATTCGTGCCCCAACGACCTGATGATCCTGGATGTACGACCCTACGCGCATTTTGCCAAGGGAAATATCAGGGGGGCTTTGAATCTCTGTATCCCGACAACCCTGCTCAAGCGCCCTTCATTCGACACTAAAAAATTAGCAAACACGTTTACTGATCAAGATGATCGGAATAACTTCGGTCGTTGGAGACAATGCCACCACGTCATCGTTTACGATGCCTCCACATCTAATATGAAAGACGCGGCACCTCTAGCGAATGTGCTAAAGAAATTCGTGGCCGAAGGATGGAATGGCTGTGGTATGATTTTAATGGGTGGATTCAAGGCTTTCTCGTCAAAGTTTCCTACTCTCACCCGTCAACAACAACGGGTACTCGATGCTCAGTACGAGAATACCTCGCCAATGCATATCGGCCTTCCACAATCTGCACCCGTTGCTGGTGGGTGCAACATACCAGAGTCATCAAATACAGCGATTCCATTTTTCGGGAACATTCGCCAACATATGGATCTTGTCGGGGGAGTTGGGCAAATTGCTCTGAAGCACCCGGAAAACCTATCCGAGTCACGAAGACAATCCCTCCCACCATGGCTGCGTGAGGTATCAGAGTCTTCGGATCAAGGCCGAATTGTTGCTTCGAGATTCTTTGAAATTGAGAAAACCGAACTAGAACGTATGAAACAGGCTTTATCATACGACCAGGGCAAGGATTCTAGTTTGGATAGGCCTTCTCTGAGATACCGTGTTGCGGGAATCGAGAAGGGGACGAAAAATCGGTATAATGATATTTATCCTTACGACCATTCTAGAGTGAAACTCCATGATATACCTCGCGGTGACTGTGACTACGTGAACGCGAGTTATATGAAAGCTGAATATAGTAATCGGCATTATATAGCAACTCAGGCCCCCGTGCCAGATACTTTCGAT GATTTCTGGCGCGTTATCTGGGAGCAAGACATTCGCCTTGTTGTGTCTTTAACCGCAGAGGTTGAAAGAGGTCAAGTCAAATGCCATCCTTTTTGGAAATCTGGGTCATATGGACCATTTTACGTGAATAATTtttctaaaaaatatattcCGATGGAAGCGTCAAAACCACATGAAGTCGGCACCGAGGCAGAAGAGCCACCGGCGAATCCGACTGACCACCCAACTGTCGTTGTCAGGCACTTTGGTCTATCGCATTCGGGTTTCCCATTTGAGCCCCTGCGTGAAATCACACAACTTCAGTACCCAGATTGGCCAGATTTTGGCACCACATCCCAACCAAGACATCTTCTAAATTTAATCGACCAGTGTGATAATATCCGGGCCGCGACATCTCGTGCTGCACCGGGCAACCCTAACAGGCCAGTTCTAGTGCACTGCAGTGCAGGATGTGGCCGCACTGGTACGTTTTGTACGGTTGATAGCGTTTTGGATGTGTTAAAACGCCAATGCGCCGAGCCGAACGGGCAACATGAGGGTCGGCCTTTCGACCAGTTGCTTGGCGGTGGACAGTTGGACCTTGTTGCGAAGACATTGTCCGAGTTTCGTACACAAAGACCAAGTGTGGTTCAAAACCTCAGTCAGTTTGTACTTTGTTATGAAAGCGTCTTAGAGTGGGCCACGGCCCAAATGCCGCGGACTCCGGGGGGTAGTCGAATGTACCGGTAG
- a CDS encoding uncharacterized protein (COG:S;~EggNog:ENOG410PSWY;~SECRETED:SignalP(1-26)), whose product MYSFQSSKIFIIFLSLVSLFPSFALSSYSPQLEILYWPVSSREPSVLAHISYDPASLKSDLINYSPPANLSQNPVRVGFYATTPTNQKHWVGTIAASSSLRGGDIQKPRLRLHINPSNEIYHVSLSSATASISSADNLLLELVTDESGPRPHLNRPIVVGPDGKKPQEEPEKTLFQK is encoded by the coding sequence ATGTACTCGTTTCAAAGCTCCAAGATTTTCATCATCTTTCTATCCCTCGTTTCTCTATTCCCCTCTTTCGCTCTGTCCTCCTATTCCCCTCAGTTGGAAATTCTGTATTGGCCTGTCTCCAGCCGCGAACCCTCGGTACTTGCGCATATCTCCTATGATCCCGCATCGCTTAAGTCGGACCTAATCAACTATTCCCCTCCTGCCAACCTGTCACAGAATCCAGTCCGCGTAGGCTTCTATGCTACGACACCCACAAATCAGAAGCACTGGGTAGGCACAATCgcggcttcatcctcgctgaGGGGCGGCGATATTCAAAAACCACGCCTCCGCCTACATATTAATCCTTCCAACGAAATCTATCATGTCTCTTTGAGCTCTGCAACCGCATCTATATCCTCAGCCGACAATCTCCTACTTGAACTTGTGACGGATGAATCTGGGCCCCGTCCACATCTCAACCGTCCCATTGTTGTTGGTCCAGATGGTAAGAAACCGCAGGAAGAACCCGAGAAGACTTTGTTTCAAAAGTGA